The following coding sequences are from one Verrucomicrobiia bacterium window:
- the mgtA gene encoding magnesium-translocating P-type ATPase has product MPEQKNPDQPHANDFAQEAAAKESREVLESLGTAPAGLTEEEAAGRLEKYGPNEVAREKRHDWFQRLFIAVRNPLVILLTVLAMVSFLAPQGDPITGILMMVMVALGVSLRFIQETKADTAAAKLKAMIRVTATVVRAGQTRETPLRELVPGDIVKLSAGDMVPGDVRLISAKDLFIIQATLTGESMPVEKSDARDTRPNLSAIERSNLCFLGTSVETGSATAVIFATGPRTYFGKVARSLIGQAPETAFERGVRKFTWLMISIMAVMVPLVFLINGLTKHDWKEAFFFSLAVAVGLTPEMLPMIVSVCLSKGALAMSKKKVIVKRLNSIQNFGAMNVLCTDKTGTLTLDRVILEIYCDVFKNENKEVLRDAYLISHFQTGLKNVLDRAVLEHQELHRELCLDEYSKVDEIPFDFSRRMMSVVVEGPAGERLLLTKGAPEAVFAKCTQFESEGEVFPMEPILVGNLIEQVNDMSEDGFRVLAVATRKVEKRPAYSKADEADLVLTGYLAFLDPPKDTAATAIGVLRQHGVTVKVLTGDNDLVSRKVCREVGISAEKILLGSRVEAMSDAELAEAVECTDIFARLSPAHKQRIVQALQRSGHVVGFMGDGINDAPALRAADVGISVDNAVDIAKESADVILLEKSLLVLEEGVLEGRKVFVNILKYVRMGASSNFGNMFSVIGASAWLPYLPMQPVQILTNNLLYDFSQVPIPTDNVGPQQINRPRPWHIGEIAKFIIFIGPISSIFDYTTYLVMWFVFKCNQLGLTPPPALLGHFPPTHDPNKTYAAALFSTGWFVESLMTQTLIIHVIRTNALPFIQSRASWQLTMTTLLIMAIGAYLPFSPLASFLGFVPLPLVYWPILGATLLCYVGLTQLVKTWLVRKGWV; this is encoded by the coding sequence GAAAAGCGGCATGACTGGTTCCAGCGCCTATTCATCGCCGTCCGTAACCCGCTGGTCATCCTGCTGACGGTCCTGGCGATGGTCTCGTTTCTGGCGCCCCAGGGCGACCCCATCACCGGTATCCTGATGATGGTCATGGTGGCTCTGGGGGTGTCCTTGCGCTTCATTCAGGAAACCAAGGCCGATACCGCCGCCGCAAAACTCAAGGCAATGATCCGCGTCACAGCCACCGTTGTGCGCGCGGGGCAAACTCGCGAGACCCCTCTGCGAGAGCTCGTGCCGGGGGACATCGTCAAGCTTTCGGCCGGCGATATGGTGCCGGGGGACGTGAGGCTCATCTCGGCCAAAGACCTGTTCATTATTCAGGCAACTCTTACGGGTGAATCCATGCCGGTCGAAAAGAGCGACGCCCGTGACACGCGCCCCAACCTCTCTGCCATCGAGCGCTCAAATCTCTGTTTCCTGGGGACCAGCGTGGAAACCGGCTCGGCCACCGCCGTCATCTTTGCCACCGGCCCGCGCACCTATTTCGGCAAGGTCGCCCGCAGCCTGATAGGCCAGGCCCCCGAGACGGCCTTCGAGCGAGGCGTCAGGAAGTTTACCTGGTTGATGATCTCGATCATGGCGGTGATGGTTCCGCTTGTCTTCCTCATTAACGGGCTGACCAAGCACGACTGGAAAGAGGCGTTTTTCTTCTCGCTGGCGGTCGCGGTTGGGCTGACGCCGGAGATGCTGCCGATGATCGTTTCGGTTTGCCTTTCCAAAGGGGCCTTGGCCATGTCCAAAAAGAAGGTCATCGTCAAACGCCTCAATTCCATCCAGAACTTCGGCGCGATGAACGTGCTTTGCACGGACAAAACGGGGACTCTGACCCTCGACCGGGTAATCCTGGAAATTTATTGTGATGTCTTCAAAAATGAAAACAAAGAGGTCCTGCGGGATGCCTATCTCATCAGCCACTTCCAAACGGGCTTGAAAAACGTGCTCGACCGGGCGGTGCTCGAGCACCAGGAACTCCACCGGGAACTTTGCCTGGACGAATACAGCAAGGTGGATGAAATCCCATTTGATTTCTCGCGGCGAATGATGTCCGTGGTGGTTGAAGGACCCGCCGGCGAGCGGCTGCTGCTCACCAAGGGAGCGCCGGAAGCCGTTTTTGCCAAATGCACCCAGTTCGAGAGCGAGGGCGAGGTTTTCCCGATGGAGCCAATTCTGGTTGGCAACCTCATCGAGCAAGTCAATGACATGAGCGAGGACGGTTTTCGCGTGCTGGCAGTGGCCACCCGGAAGGTCGAGAAGCGCCCCGCGTATTCCAAGGCTGATGAAGCAGATTTGGTTTTGACCGGCTACCTGGCTTTTCTCGATCCGCCTAAAGACACGGCTGCCACGGCCATCGGCGTGTTGCGCCAGCACGGCGTCACCGTCAAAGTCCTTACCGGCGACAACGATTTAGTCAGCCGCAAAGTCTGCCGGGAAGTGGGCATCAGCGCCGAAAAGATTCTCCTGGGCAGCCGGGTCGAAGCCATGTCCGACGCGGAATTAGCCGAGGCGGTCGAGTGCACGGATATTTTTGCCCGGCTTTCCCCCGCCCATAAGCAACGGATCGTTCAAGCCCTGCAGCGCAGCGGGCATGTGGTTGGGTTTATGGGCGACGGCATCAACGACGCGCCCGCATTGCGCGCGGCGGATGTGGGTATTTCCGTCGATAACGCCGTCGATATCGCCAAGGAATCGGCCGATGTGATTCTGCTGGAGAAGAGCCTGCTGGTGCTTGAAGAAGGGGTGCTCGAGGGGCGCAAAGTATTTGTCAATATCCTCAAGTACGTCCGGATGGGCGCGAGTTCAAACTTCGGCAATATGTTCAGCGTCATCGGCGCCAGCGCCTGGCTGCCGTACCTGCCCATGCAGCCAGTCCAGATTCTTACCAATAACCTCCTGTACGATTTCTCACAGGTCCCCATCCCGACCGATAATGTGGGCCCGCAACAAATCAACAGGCCGCGTCCCTGGCACATTGGGGAGATTGCGAAATTCATCATTTTCATCGGGCCCATCAGTTCGATTTTCGATTATACGACCTACCTGGTGATGTGGTTCGTCTTCAAATGCAACCAACTCGGCCTCACACCTCCGCCCGCATTACTAGGACACTTCCCACCAACCCACGATCCGAACAAGACCTACGCCGCCGCGCTGTTCAGCACCGGTTGGTTTGTCGAATCGCTCATGACCCAGACCTTAATCATCCATGTGATCCGCACCAACGCCCTGCCCTTCATCCAATCCCGCGCCAGTTGGCAACTGACCATGACCACCCTGCTGATTATGGCCATTGGAGCGTATCTGCCCTTTTCTCCGTTGGCTTCCTTTCTAGGTTTCGTGCCTTTGCCGTTGGTCTATTGGCCCATCCTGGGCGCCACCCTGCTCTGCTATGTGGGCCTGACGCAACTGGTCAAGACCTGGCTGGTTCGCAAGGGATGGGTGTAA
- a CDS encoding DUF433 domain-containing protein, whose translation MSKTAVMTLRVPEEVRQGLVRLAARFGHKPAQVGARLLEEGLRRRDFPLIDLRDTAGGRVAYLRGTRFTVSWVVQALRKGLGAERFAHRFDVPLAHVRAALAYAETFQDEIDAAADHEAANRRWIQKQDAATRPKRVPSGAIRLRPKPKRRH comes from the coding sequence ATGAGTAAGACCGCGGTCATGACCTTGCGCGTTCCGGAAGAGGTGCGGCAGGGTTTGGTTCGGCTGGCGGCCCGTTTTGGCCATAAACCGGCCCAAGTCGGCGCGCGCCTGCTTGAAGAAGGTCTGCGCCGCCGGGATTTTCCCCTCATTGACTTGCGCGATACCGCCGGGGGCCGGGTAGCCTACTTGCGCGGCACCCGCTTTACGGTCTCCTGGGTTGTGCAGGCCTTGAGAAAGGGGCTAGGCGCTGAGCGCTTTGCGCACCGGTTCGATGTGCCGCTGGCTCATGTCCGCGCCGCGTTGGCCTATGCCGAGACGTTTCAGGATGAAATCGATGCCGCAGCCGACCACGAAGCTGCCAACCGGCGTTGGATCCAGAAGCAAGATGCTGCCACACGCCCCAAGCGCGTACCAAGTGGAGCTATCCGACTCCGGCCAAAGCCCAAGAGGCGGCATTGA
- a CDS encoding DUF5615 family PIN-like protein: MKLLLDSHVEKAIAGALQKRLRAVDVVHLADWREGSLLHAEDEDILSACYEEGRLWFTYDQQTVSDLLRQWAAEERPHAGVIFGDWSSVPPNDVRAVAAALGGLADEIGASDTTHLVRYLHRPRRGRISR; the protein is encoded by the coding sequence TTGAAGCTCCTGCTCGACAGCCATGTGGAAAAGGCAATTGCCGGCGCATTACAGAAACGGCTCCGCGCGGTAGATGTTGTCCATCTGGCGGACTGGCGTGAGGGGTCTTTATTGCATGCCGAGGACGAGGACATTCTTTCGGCCTGCTATGAAGAAGGGCGGCTTTGGTTCACCTATGATCAACAAACAGTCTCGGACCTGCTACGGCAATGGGCGGCGGAAGAGCGACCGCATGCCGGCGTTATCTTCGGGGACTGGAGCAGCGTGCCACCGAACGATGTAAGGGCGGTGGCTGCTGCACTGGGTGGACTCGCGGACGAAATTGGCGCCTCGGACACTACCCACCTGGTCCGTTATCTTCATCGGCCCCGCCGAGGACGGATTTCAAGATGA
- a CDS encoding prepilin-type N-terminal cleavage/methylation domain-containing protein has translation MAFTLIELLVVIAIIAILAALLLPVLAKSKAKAESMKCANNLKQLHLAWILYADDNNDWLVNNHGVPETILRRQTWANNVEDWQASNDNTNVILLTQAKLGPYANRSWQIFKCPADREPAPNGPRIRSMSMNAMVGNPGELTNQFNPQYVQFFKKTDIRSPSLIFVFLDEHADTINDGFFVNRLETYSWGNLPASYHNGAANLSFADGHIEPHRWLVPDTIKPVRHIKLPAFPASPPADFDWLKQRTSVKQS, from the coding sequence ATGGCGTTCACTTTGATCGAGTTGCTGGTTGTCATCGCGATTATCGCAATCCTTGCCGCCCTGTTGCTGCCCGTGCTGGCCAAGTCCAAGGCAAAGGCCGAATCTATGAAGTGCGCGAACAATCTCAAACAGCTTCACTTGGCCTGGATTCTATACGCCGACGACAACAATGATTGGCTGGTCAATAATCACGGCGTTCCCGAAACCATCCTGCGCCGTCAGACCTGGGCGAACAATGTGGAGGACTGGCAAGCCAGTAATGACAACACCAATGTGATCCTGCTGACCCAAGCCAAACTTGGCCCCTACGCCAACCGCTCGTGGCAGATTTTTAAGTGCCCTGCGGACAGGGAACCGGCCCCAAACGGGCCGCGTATCCGCAGCATGTCCATGAACGCGATGGTCGGCAATCCGGGCGAATTGACCAACCAATTCAATCCACAATACGTCCAATTCTTCAAAAAGACCGATATTCGAAGTCCGTCGTTGATTTTCGTCTTTCTGGATGAACACGCCGATACGATCAACGACGGTTTCTTTGTGAACCGGTTGGAAACCTATTCGTGGGGCAACCTGCCCGCTTCCTATCATAACGGAGCAGCCAATCTCTCGTTTGCTGACGGCCATATCGAGCCCCATCGCTGGCTCGTTCCCGACACCATTAAACCGGTGCGCCATATCAAACTCCCCGCCTTTCCAGCCTCGCCCCCAGCCGATTTCGATTGGCTCAAGCAGCGGACCAGCGTCAAGCAGTCGTAA
- a CDS encoding phage holin family protein — translation MKRFLQSWVINTLAVLVAVYMVPGIHYQRGLDVLAASLLLGILNAVLRPVLLVLALPLLIFTLGLFLFVINALVLYFVGFLLKPHFYVDGFGAAFLGALVISFVSLILNSLTGSGSSRIHMERRRRPPGSGHNGGGPIIDV, via the coding sequence GTGAAACGATTTCTCCAAAGCTGGGTCATCAACACTCTGGCGGTGCTGGTGGCCGTTTATATGGTCCCCGGCATCCATTATCAGAGAGGCCTGGACGTTCTGGCGGCATCGCTGCTGTTGGGCATCCTTAATGCCGTCCTGCGCCCGGTGCTTCTGGTGCTGGCTTTGCCTCTGCTCATTTTTACCCTCGGTTTGTTTCTCTTTGTCATCAACGCCCTGGTTCTCTACTTCGTGGGGTTCCTGCTCAAGCCGCATTTTTATGTGGATGGGTTTGGTGCGGCTTTTTTGGGAGCACTCGTTATCAGCTTCGTTTCCCTGATTCTCAATTCCCTGACCGGTAGCGGCAGCTCCCGGATTCATATGGAACGCCGGCGTCGGCCCCCTGGCTCCGGCCACAATGGCGGCGGCCCGATTATCGACGTGTGA